Proteins from one Clostridium cellulovorans 743B genomic window:
- a CDS encoding peptidase domain-containing ABC transporter, with the protein MTIDPNAIVENNDTGMECIMYVFAIQGIQVEKNELRQRYLKPEESFNDNKLIRVLRDNGIKAKHKKYSIEKLKKATMPIVIKLDGDYYLLLRIIEDKAVFINTKINKTEKVNVEEITSRWNGEVIAFKKSSDELKEGVFNIKWFIPTIKKFKKPLIVTLLASLMIQILSIVMPMIMQVIIDKVLVHRTNSTLNILCGILVFVIVCDLVLNLARTYVFTHTTSKIDIVLGARLVNHLYKLPLKYFESRRVGDTIARVREIDNIRHFLTGAPLTSVLDIAFIFVYFIIMFVYSKTLSIIVLLSLPVFVIFSLVLTPILRSRIDERFYAGAEAQSFLVESVNGSQTLKAFALENEFQKRWEGYLTKQAKTSFKTTILGSYASNFAGFIQKLLDLIILWVGASLAMNNKMTIGELVAFRMLSSRVSQPILRLVQMWNDFQQTGISLNRIGDIFNTPSEDFNQSKKLRINNFQGNVRFEDVVFRYTMESAPAIKNASFQINKGEIIGIVGRSGSGKSTISKLIQRLYIAEEGRILIDGIDINMIDQFWLRKQIGVVLQENFLFRGTVRDNIAIDKPNATLEQIVHVAKIAGAHEFISKLSEGYDTEIGENGIGLSGGQKQRLAIARALITNPRILIFDEATSALDYESEAIIQNNLKAICHGRTVIIIAHRLSTLSEATRIISIDKGVIIETGTHEQLMQNKKIYYNLYMQQKGGKVSD; encoded by the coding sequence ATGACAATTGATCCGAACGCAATAGTAGAAAATAACGATACAGGCATGGAGTGTATTATGTATGTTTTTGCTATTCAAGGAATTCAAGTAGAAAAAAATGAATTGAGGCAAAGATACTTAAAACCAGAAGAGTCTTTTAATGATAATAAGCTAATTAGAGTTTTAAGAGATAATGGGATTAAAGCAAAACATAAAAAATACTCCATAGAAAAATTAAAAAAGGCAACTATGCCCATAGTTATAAAATTGGATGGGGACTATTATTTACTTTTAAGAATAATTGAAGATAAAGCAGTATTTATAAATACAAAAATTAACAAAACGGAAAAAGTAAATGTCGAAGAGATAACTAGTAGATGGAATGGTGAGGTTATAGCTTTTAAAAAGAGTAGTGATGAATTGAAAGAAGGAGTATTTAATATAAAATGGTTTATACCGACTATTAAAAAGTTTAAAAAACCGCTAATAGTTACCCTTTTAGCATCACTGATGATTCAAATTTTATCTATAGTAATGCCTATGATTATGCAGGTAATTATTGATAAAGTTTTAGTTCACAGAACCAATTCTACTTTAAATATATTATGTGGAATACTTGTTTTTGTAATAGTTTGTGATTTAGTGCTGAATTTAGCACGTACATACGTTTTTACTCATACAACTAGTAAAATTGATATAGTTTTGGGCGCTAGGTTGGTAAATCACTTATATAAGCTTCCGTTAAAATACTTCGAATCAAGAAGAGTAGGAGATACAATAGCCAGAGTTAGGGAAATTGATAATATAAGACACTTCTTAACAGGAGCTCCTCTTACATCTGTATTAGATATAGCTTTTATTTTTGTATATTTCATAATTATGTTTGTTTATAGTAAGACTTTAAGTATCATTGTTTTACTATCATTACCAGTGTTTGTGATTTTTTCTTTAGTTTTAACACCTATATTAAGAAGTAGAATTGATGAAAGATTTTATGCTGGCGCAGAAGCTCAATCTTTTTTAGTAGAATCAGTTAACGGATCGCAAACACTTAAAGCTTTTGCTTTAGAGAATGAATTCCAAAAACGTTGGGAAGGCTATCTTACAAAACAAGCAAAGACAAGCTTTAAAACGACAATACTTGGCAGTTATGCATCAAATTTTGCTGGATTTATTCAAAAATTATTGGATTTAATAATTTTATGGGTCGGCGCAAGCTTGGCCATGAACAATAAAATGACAATCGGAGAACTGGTTGCTTTTAGAATGTTATCTTCTAGAGTAAGTCAGCCGATTTTAAGACTTGTTCAAATGTGGAATGATTTTCAACAAACAGGAATTTCCCTTAATAGAATAGGTGATATATTTAATACTCCATCAGAGGATTTTAATCAATCCAAAAAATTAAGAATAAATAATTTCCAAGGAAATGTACGTTTTGAAGATGTTGTGTTTAGATATACTATGGAATCAGCACCTGCAATAAAAAATGCTTCATTTCAAATAAATAAAGGTGAAATAATCGGAATTGTTGGTCGAAGTGGATCCGGCAAAAGTACAATTTCAAAGCTTATTCAAAGGTTGTATATAGCTGAAGAAGGGAGAATATTGATAGATGGTATTGATATCAATATGATAGATCAATTTTGGCTTAGAAAGCAAATAGGAGTAGTATTGCAAGAAAATTTCTTGTTTAGAGGCACTGTTAGGGATAATATTGCAATAGACAAGCCTAATGCTACTTTAGAACAGATAGTTCATGTTGCAAAGATCGCTGGAGCACATGAGTTTATATCGAAATTATCTGAAGGGTATGATACAGAAATAGGTGAAAATGGTATAGGTTTATCTGGTGGACAGAAACAACGATTGGCCATTGCTAGAGCATTAATTACTAACCCAAGAATTCTTATTTTTGATGAAGCTACTTCAGCACTTGATTATGAATCAGAAGCGATAATACAGAATAATTTAAAGGCTATATGTCATGGAAGGACAGTGATAATTATAGCCCACAGGTTATCAACCCTAAGTGAAGCAACAAGAATTATTTCTATTGATAAAGGGGTAATAATAGAAACTGGTACCCATGAACAACTAATGCAAAATAAGAAAATATACTATAATTTATACATGCAACAAAAAGGGGGAAAAGTAAGTGATTAA